TCATCTGGCGTATCATGATTTTTCCTCCCTGGCTATTATATCAATGATTTCGCCGTCACGCATGCGGATGATTTTTTTTGCATAGCTGGCAATATCTTCTTCGTGCGTTACCATAACGATAGTGAGGCCTTTTTTATTCAGGTCAACAAGAAGTTCCATGATCTCCTTGCTTGTGTGACTATCGAGATTTCCCGTAGGCTCATCCGCAAGCAAAAGCGAAGGATTACCAACGAGAGCCCTGGCGATAGCCACGCGCTGCTGTTGTCCTCCTGACATCTGAGTGGGATAATGGTGCGCTCTGTGTGAAAGTCCCACCAATGAGAGCATAGAAAGAGCTCGTTTTCGTATTTCTTGAGCAGGAAGATGGGGACGTCGATAAAAAAGGGGAACCTCAACGTTTTCAAGGGCTGTTGTTCTGGGGATAAGCTGAAAGTTCTGGAACACAAATCCAAGTGTATGATTACGAAGTGTTGCACGTTCAATGCCGGACATGGTGTGAACCGGTTTTCCCAAAAGGTAGTATTTCCCACTCGTGGGTGTATCCAGAAGTCCAAGGATGTACATAAGTGTGCTTTTGCCTGATCCCGATGGTCCGGTAAGGGCGATAAAATCTCCTTGATATACGGTGAGTGACACCTCGCGCAAGGCGTGGACAGCAGTTTCCATGGAATGATCAGAGGTATAAACACGAGAGATGCGTTCGGTATGGATGACAGGAAAATCGGATACCATACATTTCTCCCTTTTTCATTTCTGTTTTAAAAACCAGGGTGGGGGGGAATACCAGGACCACCTGCGGGTATGCTAACAGGAGAGGAGAGTGTGTTCTGGCTTTGCGAAGAGGTAGAGCGAGGAGTTTGTGAAGAAGAGGTTTTGCTGGTGTTTTTTGTTGTTCTTATGGCGGTGATGATGGTTTTTCCTTCGAGATTTTCATTCTCCTCCCAGGGGAGAATCTCGGTGTACTGTCCATCAGAGATGCCTGTCCGTACTCTCAGAGGAAGGATTTCTTTTGTATTGGTATTGATGAGCCAGAGAGTAGCAAAAGATCCCTGCGTGGCATTGGTGATATTTTGGGGTCGTGTGGTTTGTCTTCTCCCGGAAGTGGTGGCTTCTCGTGGGGGGTATACACGAGGTATATTCGTGAGTGTAGCGAGCATCTCTTGGGTAGGTTGAATACGGAGAGCACGACTTGGAACGCGCAGGACGTTCTCTTTTCCCTGGATGATGATCTCAACAGAAACAGACATACCGGGGAGGAGTTTTCCGGTGGTATTCTCTGTGAGAATAATCACGGGATAATAGACCACATCCTGGGATGTTTGGGGTTGATACCAGATTTCAGAGACTTCACCGGTGAAGGTGTTGGTATACGCAGAGACAGTGAAGAGTACCTTTTGTCCTTTTTTAATACTTGCGATATCAATTTCGCTGACAAGGCACTTGATTTGCATTACCGAAGGGTGGCTGGCGATGATAAATGCCAGTGTTGATGAATTTGGCAGATTGGTTCCCGTGGTTAGATTGTTGAGGGCTACAACGCCAGATACAGGGCTGACAAGAGTACAATTTTGCAGGGTATTGATTGCTTCCTGAAGCTCGAGAAGGCTCCGTTGATAACTTGTAATGGCGTTTTCATAGTTGATTCTCGCACTTTCCAATTCAGCGTAGGAGATGAACTGTTTGTTATAGAGTTTTTGGGCATCTTCATATTCTTTTTTTGTGGTTAAAACGCTATTGGATTGTTGAAGCAGAGTTTGCCGAAGTTTTTCGTAGGATATTCGAAGCTCGGTGTCATCGATTTTTGCCAATATCTGACCTGATCTTACTGTGTTCCCCGGGGAAACGTAGACACCTGTAACTATCCCTCCTGTTTTGGCGTAGATGGAGTGTTTGAAGGCATAGTCTACGTTCCCCGTTGTGGTAATGGTTCGAAAGATATTCCCTCGCTCAATAATTGCCGTTTGGTAGGATGGGGGTTGTTTCTGTTGCGAAAGAAACCACCATACACCCCATACTCCTGCGAGAAGTATGACTATTCCAAGAAAAAACCATCGTTTCATAAAGATTCTCCTTTCTTTATTTTAGGGGAGTTTGTCCCAGGATGGATCATACCAGAAGGCAAGCTCAATTCGTATTGAAAGAAGACTTGTAAGGGAGGAAAGGTAATGAGCAAGAGTGGAAAGATAAAAGCTCTCAGCCGCGAGAAGGTCAAGGGATGAAATTTTGCCCATGGTGAATTGCTCCTGTGCCTTTTGATACTGGAGCGTGGCAGATTCGAGAGACAGAGAAATAAAGTTGAGGGATTCGCGGGCTGATTTTTCTTGTCCTTCAAGAAGAACAAGTTTTTGTAAAAGAGACATTTTTTGGTTCTCGAGCTTGATGTGAAGGGTATGGATGTCTTGTTGAACTCTGGCTCGTTCGAGGGAGGAAGATGTTCCCGGAAACCATGAAAACGGATCGAGAGAGATAGTGACTCCGGTACTCCATTGTCCCTGGAGTTTGTCTTTATTCATTTTTACCTGGTAACCACTTTGAAGACCAAGATCTGGCCAGAGTTTTGCCTCGTGGATCTTTTTGGTTAGCAGGGTGTTAGAAAGGGTGTAGGTGAGAGAAAGATAGGTTTCATCCCTCTCGAAAAGGGGAGGAGTTGGCTCGTAAACAAGGTTTGATAAAAAAGTTTCAGCCTCTTCTCTGGTAGGAACAATGTCATTATTGGTCATTTTTGTTAGGTTTTGTAGGGTAAGAAGACTTTCTTCGTGTGCCTGAATCTTTTGTTGCCATGTGAGGTAGGCTTGTTGGGATTTACTTTGATACTCCTGGAGGGTGGAGAGAGGGATTTTGCCGAGTTCGTACTGCATTTTGTAGAATTCTTGTTTTTTGATGGCAAGCTCATAGTCTTTTTCTGCTGCTCGAACATCGGCGGCGATGCTAAGAAACGAAAAATAGGTGCTCACAATCTCTTTTTTGAGAGTGGCTATGGTGAGAGAACGTTTTTTTGCCAGAAGGTCTTGTTGAAGTTGGTTTTGTTTGAGGGAAAACCATTCACTTCCTCCGAGATTGATGGATTTGGAGAGACTGACAGAGGCGTTGGGAGTCATGTTTCCCTCTTCGGTGAAAGAAATGCCTGAAGAGAGTTTGAGAGAAGGCTGCCAGAGAGAAGCAATATTTGCTTTGAACATGTATTGAGTGGCTTGCTCTTCACTTATGAGTTGTTTTAGCGTAAGGTTGTTGGTTGAGACTGAAAGGAGAAGATCTTTGAGTGACGAAGCAAAAAGATTTGAGAAAATCAAAAAAAGCAAGATAATAGTTTTTTCCATACGTCTTTCCTTCTTCTATTTACTTATAATGATCCTTTCTTAAACAAAAAAGTTGCAAAAAAAGAGTATTTGCTTGAATTTTTTTCTTTTTGAGAGTATAGTATACGTGAAAAGAATCGAGGAGGAAGACGATGAAACAATGGTGGATATACGGTATTGTGATGATGGTGATTTTGGTTTCTTCTCAGACAACCTCACCATCCTATGAGGTGGAGAGTTTCATAGGGAAGGTAGAGTATTCCAGCGATGGCAAAATCTGGAAACCTGTGGACGTGGGCATGAGATTGTCGAAAAATAGCTGGGTGAGAACAGGACAGAGTTCTGAGGTCACAATGACCTATCAGGGGAAACGAACGCTTCAGGTGCTTCAGCAGACGGTTATTCAGCTCAAGAACCTCGGAACAACGGAGACTGTCAAAGTCAAGAGTGGCAAGATTTACCTCAATGTGTTTACCAAGTTAAAAGGTGGTGAGGTTATTCAGGTAGAAAATGATGTGGCTGTTGCAGCAGTCCGTGGGACGCGGTTTATCATTGACTATGAGGAAAATGAGGCTTCTACCTGTACGGTAGTAGAAGGGCGCGTTGTATTAACGAGAAATGTTGTCCTCCCAGCAGAGGTTGCCCGGGATCCTGAGGTAAAGAAGCTGCTGACCGTGGAGGTCAAAGAAAACCAGAAGCTTTCCATGACGATGGATGAAAACAAATCCCTGGAAGAGACAATTCGTCGTAGCAAGAATAATCTTGCAGCGCTTAAACAGGCTCTCTCTGAAGCTCAGCGTGAGACAATGTCACGTGTCATGGCAATTAAAAACGCCGAACGTGTTCTGGAGGAGTTGATGCAGTATGATGAAGAAAATAGTGATAATGGTGAAGATGAGACGGAAGATACTGTTCAAAAGATTAAAAGCAAGGTGAAGTAGATACCTCTGTTCATACTAAAAAACGGCTGTCTTTTGACAGCCGTTTTTTTTTCTGCAGGTAATGTTATTGAGCTAATCCCCATGTTGTGAGGTCTTCTTCAACAGTAGTAGGGGCTGTTATTCCGAAAGTTTCTACCAGCAATTCCAGGACAGCTGGAGAAAGGAAGGCAGGTAAAGTTGGCCCGAGGCGGATATTTTTTACACCAAGGGAGAGGAGGGCAAGGAGTACAATAACCGCCTTCTGTTCGTACCATGCGATATTATAAATGATAGGGAGATCGTTGATGTCTTTGAGCCCCAGGGTTTTCTGGAGGTGGAGAGCAGCGGCGACGAGCGAGTAGGAGTCATTACATTGACCGGCATCGAGTACTCTCGGAATACCATGAATATCTCCCAGTCCGAGCTTATTGTAACGGTATTTGGCGCATCCTGCTGTGAGGATCACGGTATCAGAGGGAAGTTCTTGAGCAAATTGGGTATAATAGTTGCGAGAGGGCATTCGACCGTCACATCCCGCCATCACTACAAAACGTTTGATAAGTCCTTTGTTAACAGCATCAAGGATAGTTTCTGTAAGAGAAGTAAGGGTAGCGTGGGCAAATCCTCCGATAATTTCTCCATGTTCTATGGGGAGAGGTGGGGGACATTTTTTGGCGTGTTCAATGATAGAAGAAAAGTCTTTTCTCCCATTTACATCAGCGGGTATATGACGGAGACCTGGATAACTGACAGGTCCTGTAGTATAGACACGGTCTTTGTAACTTTCTTTTGGGGGCACAAGACAGTTTGTGGTAAATAAGATTGGGCCACGGAAGCTTTCAAACTCCTCTGTTTGTTTCCACCAGGCATTGCCGTAGTTACCGGCAAAGTTGGGGTATTTTTTAAACACGGGATAATAATGTGCTGGAAGCATTTCACTATGGGTGTACACATCTATGCCGGTGTCTTTTGTTTGTTCTAGAAGTTCCAGAAGATCTTTGAGATCATGGCCACTTATGAGTATGCCTGGATGGTTTCTCGTCGTGATAGAAACGTGGGTGGGTTCGGGGTTTCCAAAAGAGGAGGTGTTGGCCCTATCGAGGAGTTCCATAACCATAACGCCGTGTTTTCCGGTTTCAAGCGTCAATTCTACAAGTTTTTGCATATCTTGGAGTTGTACCGTAGCCACCAGAGCTTTTTCAACGAAATCGAGGATACGATCATCTTCAAATCCAAGATGACTTGCATGATAGGCATAAGCAGCTATGCCCTTGATTCCATATGTGATGAGTTCTTTGAGCGAGCGAAGGTTTTCATCCTTTTCATTTAAGATAGCACCAGTTTTCTTGAGAGAATCGATATCCTCTTCGTTTTTTATGGATATTCGTGCAAATTCAGGAACGGGAAGTGCATGTTCTTTTTGCAGCTTTTCTCCATAAGAGACAGTTTGCATGATTCGGGAAATAAAATCCTCAGGATCAAAATTTGCGTTTGTGATGGTAGTAAAAAGTCCCTCCCATATGAGTTTTCCTACGATGGAATCGGTTTTCCCTTGTTTACGAAGTGCTTGATGGGTTGCCGCAAGTCCCTTGATAGCGTAGACGAGAGCATCCTGAAGTTGTGCTGTTGTATCGTCTTTTCCACAAACGCCTTTTATAGTGCATCCGAGACCACCTGCAGCTTCCTGACATTGGTAACAGAACATATTGTGATTCATAGTGTTTCTCCTTTTATTTTTTAGATCTCTGTTTGACCCAGGATATTTCCTTCAATACCCACGGTGATTACCTTGATTGGAAGGGAAGAACCACTTGTGTCTCGGGCTTTTTTTGCCAGAAAAGCAAGCCCGCGACAACAGGGGACCTCCATGACCATAGTGGTGAAGGATTTTGGTTCTTTCTTTTCAAAAATAGTCACAAGTTTTTCGAGATATATTTCCTGATGCGTGTCGAGTTTTGGACAGGCAATCAAAAGTTTTGTTTCCTTCAAATGGGTATGGAAGCCTGGAAGGCTAAAGGCAGTACAGTCGGCGGCGAGAAGGATATTGGCGTCTTCCCATGCCTCATCCTCTCCATGAACAAGATGAAGTTGAATAGGCCAGTGTGTGAGGGTATATCCTGTTTGAAATACCTCCGGCGAAGGAAAATGCTGGTTTGGTTTTTCTCCTTCGGTAAAGGAGATACCCTTTTCGCGGAGGATGGAAACAGCTATTTCATAGTCTTTCCACTGGTTGTGACTGGCGAGGTGTTTAAGATGAGCATCGATAACGTTTCTTCCCTGACGGATAATGTTTTGAAGTACACGAGCCTCATCATAAGGTTCTGCTTCCCTTTCTTCTATGTGGAGAGCGTTTTGTGGACAGTATCCCACGCAAGCTCCAAGTCCATCGCAGTAAAATTCTGAAACAAGTCTTGCCTTGTTGTCAATAATCTGAAGAGCTCCCTCGGGACAGTTGGGCACACAGAGTCCACATCCATTGCATTTCTCTTCATCGATAACTATCATCTTTCTCTTCATTGATAATCTCCTTTAACTTCTTTTTCCCACATTTTCTATTCTTTCTCTACCGAGATAGCACCGACAGGACACTGACGGGCGGCATCCTCAGCGAGGGACACATCATAGGCAACATTTTCTTTGACATGGGCTTTGCCATCAGCCCGCATCTCAAAGAGTTCTACGTAAATACTTTCACACACGCCACATCCAATACAGGTATTCTGGTCAATAGTAACAGCCATACGTTCCTCCTTTTTGCTTTTTTTCTGTGTTTATATTATACTATTTTTGTAGGGATTTTTCTGTCACCTGGGTGACAAAAAAGGAGGAAAATATGTTTTTACCATGGCATCTTCCTCTTTTTCAGGGTATTTCTCAGGAAGAGAGGGAGAGGATTCAAAAGCTTCCCTGGCACGAGTACACCTTTGAAAAAAAAGAGATCATCTTACGAAGTGGGAGTGAGTACAAACATCTCTGGATTATCATTTCGGGAGAATGTCAGGCTATCTTTCCTTCTCTTGTTGGAGAAGTGTTTGTGGTGGAGAAACTTCGAGCTCCGGTTGTTCTTGCCTCGGCGCTTCTTTTTGCAAGTTCGTCGTATCTTCCCGTGGATGTGGAGGCCATAACACCAGGCAAAGCTCTCTATGTAGAAAAATCGGTGTGGGAGAATATTTTGGGAGAGTGTGAAATATTGCGAAAAAATTTTCTTCGTGAGGTTTCGGATAAGCTTCTCCTTATTTCAAAACGGATGATGCTTTTTCAATTGCCAGTGGAGAAGCGGCTTTTGTTGTATCTGTCCCAGATGAAAAAAGACAGCATGGAGATCCATCTCCCTATGAGTATAGAAAATCTTGCAGCCTATCTTTTTGTTACAAGACAGGCTCTTTGTAGAGTTTTTCGTCGACTTGAGAAGGAGGGATATCTTCTTCAAGATCGTCGAACCATTCGTCTTCAGCCTCGTTTCTTGGAAGAGTTTGGGGTTAAAAACGGAGAGTAACGCCTCCGCTGAAGGTGAGGGGAGTAGCGGTGGTGGTGTATTCCCTGTCCGGTTTGCCTATAGCCCACGATAGTCCCGCCGAGAGAGTGACATCACTTGTAGGAGCGTAGGTGAGGGTGGGTTGGAGGATAGCTGATTCGTCTTCAATGTTCCAGAGGGTATACATTTGGGTAGAGAGTTCGCGTACGAAGATTTTTTTGAATCCTAGAGAGAAAAGGAGATACCATCGCGCGTATTCATTGGGGATATACGCTCTGGTGGCAAGGGCAGTCTGAAGTTTTATGGGATTGTCGAAAAGACTGGCGTTGGTCCCTTGACTGTTGTGAAATATTTCTAGCAACGTAAACAGCCGCTCTTTTTCATCAAAAACATCCCATGAACGGGAGATGGAGAAAGAAAGCCGAGAAACCCATTGGTGAGAGATTGGTTCAGCAACATAATTAGTAAAGGGAACATATCCTATCGTAATGATTTCCTCTTTGAGAGAAGGGCGATTATCTCCATAGGATATGGTGCCTTCGGCTTTGATATCAAAACCCCATAAACGAGTGGAGAGATCCGCACCATAAACAGGAATCGCGTTTTTCTTCCACCAGCCACAGATGCCTATTTCTGTGGTGCCCAGGAGTACCTCTAAGCGGGAGGCAAGGGCGGTATGTTCTATGGTATCTGTGTCGGTGAAATCAACAAAGGTGTACCAATTGGCTACGGTTTTGTAAGGGATGTGTATCTTGAGTCCCCACGTACCTTCTCTGGTAGCTTCGAGATTTCCCAGGTTTTTTCTTTCACGGTTAATCAGATCCGTTGGGTTCCAGAAATAGGTTGTTCCCCATTTGAGGAACTGTTTGCCGAGTCTGAGATACACGGTGTGGGCGAGGGGAAGATCAATAAAGATCTCTTTCATCTGCAAAATGAAAGTATTGGTTTCTGTCACCGAGGTTGACGTGTCTGTGGCAGGATCATAAAAACGATGGAGGAAAGGAATTCCACCGGATGAGGTGGCAAAGGCTATATCTACAAAGGCCTTGTATCCTTTTCCCTGTCGAATATCCAAAAACAGATCCCCTCCGATAGTAAAGAGATAACGGTTTGGATCAGAACTCTCAAGGTTGGTGAGTCGGCTTTTGGGGATCAGGTAAGAAAACTCCCCCTGAATCTGCCCGGTGAGGGAAAAAGCCTTGAAAGACTCATTGGTGAGCAAAGGGGCGTCTGTGATGATATCACTCTTTTCAAAAAGCTCGTTTTCGTCGATGGTCTGTGTCCATACAACCGAAAGGCAAAGAAAAAACAAAAACAAAACCCGCATAAAGACTCCTATTTACTTAGGTTCTCCAGGTATGCTTTAGTAAAAACGTGACCGGGAATCCTATCAAAAGAAATACCGGAAAGTTCGAAAATAGTTTTGTTTCCCTGATCGAATTCATCGATAAAAATTTGCTGGAGGGGAATATAGCGTCCCTGGATCTGGGTGTACTTGAGGTAGTAGATGGTCTGCATCAACGTTCCCGAGAGGGCAAAAGCCAGAGCCTTGAGAACAAGAAAATTTTCTTTATGAATCCAGAGAATTTGTTTTGGGTAGGTGACATCACTCACTCTGGCAATGAGTTCCACTTTATACACGGGAATAGATCCAAGTTTTTCTTCGGTGATTTTTTCAAGATTGTTTTCATCTCTGGCAACGGTGTAGAGTTCACTAAGCTTGCGTTTTTCCAGGTCACCACTTCGAGCATCCGTTCCAGCAACAGATTCATCCCGACTGATGTGCTGAAAGGTACGGGTGTTTCGTTTGTACATCCAGAGGTTCTCACCTACCTTGAGGTACCCGTTCCCTTTTTCTTTGTCTGGTGCTGTCATCACGATGAGGAATGAATCATCAGCATCCCGGCGGTAATAGATGGCTTCAAGCTTCTGGATGCTTTCCCCTTTTTGTTGAGAGATGGTTACTCTGGCGGTAATATCAGTACGCATTTCAGAGAGTGCATCCAGTTTTTTCAAAAGTTCCGGTCCTGTGATACTCCAGCCGAGGGAAAGTATTCCCATACTCACGATAACCAGGATTCTTTTCATATTTTTTCTCCTTATTTGTAATGAATAAGGGCTTTTGCTGGCGAAAGACGGGAAGCGCGTCTAGAAGGTCCAGCTGCGGTGATGAATCCGAGGAGAAGGACAAAGAAGAGACAAAAGAGGTTCCATCCCCAATCAAGAGAAAGTTGAAGACGGTTATTCACCAGAAACATCATCAACATGCCTTCATTTTTCATAGGAATAGCACAGATGATAGTGACAATGAGCGCACCCAGAAGGATACCTGCAAGACCTGCAAAAGTCATGAGAAGTTCTACCTCCATGAGAAAGAGCCTGCGAACATCTTTTTGTTGCATTCCAAGGGCGCGGAGGGTGCCAATCTCTCGTGTTCGTTCACGAATGGTCATACGCAGAGAGTTTGCCAGTCCCACCATAACAATCAGAAAAAGAAACGAAGCAAATATTAAACTCACCATATTGATACCAGAAAGAAACTGGAGAAAAGAAGAAGTGGATTCGTAAAGGGTAGAAACAAGAATCTTGTCTGCATAGATAGGATTTTTCTTGAGATCTTCGTAAAACATCGTGATATCCTGATCACTTTTTGGTCTCGGGAGAAGGTACCATTCAGTGCAGAAAAAGTCGGTATTGGTGAGAGGGAGATTGGTAACCATGATATCCCTGGAGGGAAGTGCCTGAAATGTCTGGAAGAAATCCTTCTCGTTGACGAGCACAAGCTCGGGAAGAGAGCGACTTGAATAGATGGCGTTGATAGGGAGAGAAACGGTCTTCCATCCTTCAAAACGGGAGAGATAACGAAGATTGAGAACCTCTCCTGGCATACGACGAAGTGACCTGGCAAGTGTTTCAGGGATGAGTATACCCTTTCGACGAAAGTCGAGGTCTTTTTCGCTTTTGATGATGGTGATCTCGTTTGAGAGTTTTTGAAAACGTTTCTCGTCTCGCCAGAAGCCAGCAACCTGGATGTTTTTTCCTTCGGTTTGAGCCTGGAAGATAAGAAGAGGGGGAGTGAGTCTTTTGTGGATTTCGTTTGCTAGAGAGAGGGTTTGTTGTCTATTTTTGAGAACAATAGTCGCACTTCCTGCCTCATAGTCCCGGTAGTCTAAAAGAGAAACCATCGCTTGTTTGGGAACATACCCAACCCATCCCATGAAGGAGACATCAGATTTATAGATAGCGACAATAGTAAAGCGTGCCGTCTGTGTTTGTCCATGAATGGTTTGAAAAGATGCTTTTACCGTATCGTAGAGCTTGACTCTGAGGTATTCGGCTTTGTCTTTGGTAATGACGAGAGGATTTTCGTAACGCGTGTTGGTGAGATCCCAGCCGTTTCCTTCGATGATATTGAGAAAACCAAGAAAGCCTTTATCGATATCGACACCAACGAGCTGGATGAGATCGCTTCGTTTATTACCTACCAGTTTTACAAAGGCAGAAGCATCTGTATAGTAAAACTCCATATCATTTGTATAAGGATGTATTGCATCCTCGAGAACACGTTTGTCTCTAAAGTATCCTTGAGCCCTGCCATAGAAGTCATTGACTATGCCTAAAACACTTATCTGAATGTGTCCATTCATATAGGTGATCCACCGATCTATGAGAAGTTTTTTGAGACCATTGGAAAAGGATCCGGCAACCACCAGCATGCTCATGCCTACAACGATCCCTGCGCTGAGGAAGAGGTTACGTCGTTTCTGGCGGGTGAGGTTTCGTAGAGCAAGAAAGAAAAGAGTGAGGAGTTTCATAGTGGTTTCTCCTTTTACTCTCTTGAAATGGCTTCAAGAGGGGTGGTTTTTTTCGCTAAATGACCGGGATAGAGTGATGCAAGCCAGAGGACAAAGAAAAGTACCAGGAGGTTACCGAGAATATCGAGAGGTGTCACCATAGGGATAAAATACTCTCCCCCAAAGATCAATTGGAGCATCTCATTTTTAGCAGGAAGTTTCACAAGAGCAAAAATCCAGCTCACCAGAGCCCCTACGAGGATACCACTTCCTCCGAAAACAAGTCCAAGGGTTAGCGTTTCAAAAAGAATCATTCTCCCTACAAAATTTTTCTGGGCTCCAATCGCACGCATCATACCGATTTCTGTCGTACGTTCTATGACAGACATTGAGAGGATATTCATGACAATAATGAACGAGACAAGGAAAAGGAGAAACATAATGACGGAGAACATGCCCTGAACAATGCCAATAAACTGGGAGAATTGGGGCGTGGCTTCCTGCCAGGAGATTGCCTTTCCATCGGCTTTGGCTTCGATGAGAGCGCGGTTAAGTTTTTTGAGGGCTTCAGCATCTCCTGTGCCTGGTCTCGTCTT
This sequence is a window from Thermospira aquatica. Protein-coding genes within it:
- the hcp gene encoding hydroxylamine reductase, with the protein product MNHNMFCYQCQEAAGGLGCTIKGVCGKDDTTAQLQDALVYAIKGLAATHQALRKQGKTDSIVGKLIWEGLFTTITNANFDPEDFISRIMQTVSYGEKLQKEHALPVPEFARISIKNEEDIDSLKKTGAILNEKDENLRSLKELITYGIKGIAAYAYHASHLGFEDDRILDFVEKALVATVQLQDMQKLVELTLETGKHGVMVMELLDRANTSSFGNPEPTHVSITTRNHPGILISGHDLKDLLELLEQTKDTGIDVYTHSEMLPAHYYPVFKKYPNFAGNYGNAWWKQTEEFESFRGPILFTTNCLVPPKESYKDRVYTTGPVSYPGLRHIPADVNGRKDFSSIIEHAKKCPPPLPIEHGEIIGGFAHATLTSLTETILDAVNKGLIKRFVVMAGCDGRMPSRNYYTQFAQELPSDTVILTAGCAKYRYNKLGLGDIHGIPRVLDAGQCNDSYSLVAAALHLQKTLGLKDINDLPIIYNIAWYEQKAVIVLLALLSLGVKNIRLGPTLPAFLSPAVLELLVETFGITAPTTVEEDLTTWGLAQ
- a CDS encoding ABC transporter permease, producing MKLLTLFFLALRNLTRQKRRNLFLSAGIVVGMSMLVVAGSFSNGLKKLLIDRWITYMNGHIQISVLGIVNDFYGRAQGYFRDKRVLEDAIHPYTNDMEFYYTDASAFVKLVGNKRSDLIQLVGVDIDKGFLGFLNIIEGNGWDLTNTRYENPLVITKDKAEYLRVKLYDTVKASFQTIHGQTQTARFTIVAIYKSDVSFMGWVGYVPKQAMVSLLDYRDYEAGSATIVLKNRQQTLSLANEIHKRLTPPLLIFQAQTEGKNIQVAGFWRDEKRFQKLSNEITIIKSEKDLDFRRKGILIPETLARSLRRMPGEVLNLRYLSRFEGWKTVSLPINAIYSSRSLPELVLVNEKDFFQTFQALPSRDIMVTNLPLTNTDFFCTEWYLLPRPKSDQDITMFYEDLKKNPIYADKILVSTLYESTSSFLQFLSGINMVSLIFASFLFLIVMVGLANSLRMTIRERTREIGTLRALGMQQKDVRRLFLMEVELLMTFAGLAGILLGALIVTIICAIPMKNEGMLMMFLVNNRLQLSLDWGWNLFCLFFVLLLGFITAAGPSRRASRLSPAKALIHYK
- a CDS encoding efflux RND transporter periplasmic adaptor subunit; the protein is MKRWFFLGIVILLAGVWGVWWFLSQQKQPPSYQTAIIERGNIFRTITTTGNVDYAFKHSIYAKTGGIVTGVYVSPGNTVRSGQILAKIDDTELRISYEKLRQTLLQQSNSVLTTKKEYEDAQKLYNKQFISYAELESARINYENAITSYQRSLLELQEAINTLQNCTLVSPVSGVVALNNLTTGTNLPNSSTLAFIIASHPSVMQIKCLVSEIDIASIKKGQKVLFTVSAYTNTFTGEVSEIWYQPQTSQDVVYYPVIILTENTTGKLLPGMSVSVEIIIQGKENVLRVPSRALRIQPTQEMLATLTNIPRVYPPREATTSGRRQTTRPQNITNATQGSFATLWLINTNTKEILPLRVRTGISDGQYTEILPWEENENLEGKTIITAIRTTKNTSKTSSSQTPRSTSSQSQNTLSSPVSIPAGGPGIPPHPGF
- a CDS encoding ABC transporter ATP-binding protein encodes the protein MVSDFPVIHTERISRVYTSDHSMETAVHALREVSLTVYQGDFIALTGPSGSGKSTLMYILGLLDTPTSGKYYLLGKPVHTMSGIERATLRNHTLGFVFQNFQLIPRTTALENVEVPLFYRRPHLPAQEIRKRALSMLSLVGLSHRAHHYPTQMSGGQQQRVAIARALVGNPSLLLADEPTGNLDSHTSKEIMELLVDLNKKGLTIVMVTHEEDIASYAKKIIRMRDGEIIDIIAREEKS
- a CDS encoding ferredoxin, translating into MAVTIDQNTCIGCGVCESIYVELFEMRADGKAHVKENVAYDVSLAEDAARQCPVGAISVEKE
- a CDS encoding ATP-binding protein, encoding MKRKMIVIDEEKCNGCGLCVPNCPEGALQIIDNKARLVSEFYCDGLGACVGYCPQNALHIEEREAEPYDEARVLQNIIRQGRNVIDAHLKHLASHNQWKDYEIAVSILREKGISFTEGEKPNQHFPSPEVFQTGYTLTHWPIQLHLVHGEDEAWEDANILLAADCTAFSLPGFHTHLKETKLLIACPKLDTHQEIYLEKLVTIFEKKEPKSFTTMVMEVPCCRGLAFLAKKARDTSGSSLPIKVITVGIEGNILGQTEI
- a CDS encoding outer membrane lipoprotein-sorting protein: MKRILVIVSMGILSLGWSITGPELLKKLDALSEMRTDITARVTISQQKGESIQKLEAIYYRRDADDSFLIVMTAPDKEKGNGYLKVGENLWMYKRNTRTFQHISRDESVAGTDARSGDLEKRKLSELYTVARDENNLEKITEEKLGSIPVYKVELIARVSDVTYPKQILWIHKENFLVLKALAFALSGTLMQTIYYLKYTQIQGRYIPLQQIFIDEFDQGNKTIFELSGISFDRIPGHVFTKAYLENLSK
- a CDS encoding FecR domain-containing protein, which codes for MKQWWIYGIVMMVILVSSQTTSPSYEVESFIGKVEYSSDGKIWKPVDVGMRLSKNSWVRTGQSSEVTMTYQGKRTLQVLQQTVIQLKNLGTTETVKVKSGKIYLNVFTKLKGGEVIQVENDVAVAAVRGTRFIIDYEENEASTCTVVEGRVVLTRNVVLPAEVARDPEVKKLLTVEVKENQKLSMTMDENKSLEETIRRSKNNLAALKQALSEAQRETMSRVMAIKNAERVLEELMQYDEENSDNGEDETEDTVQKIKSKVK
- a CDS encoding Crp/Fnr family transcriptional regulator — encoded protein: MFLPWHLPLFQGISQEERERIQKLPWHEYTFEKKEIILRSGSEYKHLWIIISGECQAIFPSLVGEVFVVEKLRAPVVLASALLFASSSYLPVDVEAITPGKALYVEKSVWENILGECEILRKNFLREVSDKLLLISKRMMLFQLPVEKRLLLYLSQMKKDSMEIHLPMSIENLAAYLFVTRQALCRVFRRLEKEGYLLQDRRTIRLQPRFLEEFGVKNGE
- a CDS encoding TolC family protein, with product MEKTIILLFLIFSNLFASSLKDLLLSVSTNNLTLKQLISEEQATQYMFKANIASLWQPSLKLSSGISFTEEGNMTPNASVSLSKSINLGGSEWFSLKQNQLQQDLLAKKRSLTIATLKKEIVSTYFSFLSIAADVRAAEKDYELAIKKQEFYKMQYELGKIPLSTLQEYQSKSQQAYLTWQQKIQAHEESLLTLQNLTKMTNNDIVPTREEAETFLSNLVYEPTPPLFERDETYLSLTYTLSNTLLTKKIHEAKLWPDLGLQSGYQVKMNKDKLQGQWSTGVTISLDPFSWFPGTSSSLERARVQQDIHTLHIKLENQKMSLLQKLVLLEGQEKSARESLNFISLSLESATLQYQKAQEQFTMGKISSLDLLAAESFYLSTLAHYLSSLTSLLSIRIELAFWYDPSWDKLP